The following coding sequences lie in one Apium graveolens cultivar Ventura chromosome 1, ASM990537v1, whole genome shotgun sequence genomic window:
- the LOC141661463 gene encoding large ribosomal subunit protein uL1c — translation MASSATPSTLTLSYTIPQDFNSSSSPSLSFKPKPLFPKTFTFHPLIFRCKDTKLSKWVSEKRSFVVSAVAEVDVEEVLEDGLVENGASSAPVGKPKKGKAALLLKRDRTRSKRFLEIQKLRETKTEYDMKTAIIFLKEMAKTKFVETAEAHFRLNIDPKYNDQQLRATVNLPKGTGQTVKVAVLTQGEKFDEAKSAGADLVGGEDLIQQIKEGFMDFDKLIATPDMMPKVASLGKILGPRGLMPNPKAGTVTTNIPQAIDEFKKGKVEYRADKTGIVHLPFGKANFSEEDLLVNLLAAVKSVESNKPSGAKGVYWKSAHICSSMGPSIKLNIRDMLDFKLPTDL, via the exons ATGGCTTCCTCTGCAACACCCTCAACTCTCACACTCTCTTACACCATTCCCCAAGACTTCAATTCCtcttcttctccttctctttccTTTAAACCCAAACCCCTTTTCCCCAAAACTTTCACTTTTCACCCTTTAATTTTCAGGTGTAAAGACACTAAATTGAGCAAGTGGGTGAGTGAAAAAAGGAGTTTTGTTGTGTCTGCAGTGGCTGAAGTTGATGTAGAAGAAGTTTTGGAAGATGGGTTGGTGGAAAATGGGGCTTCTTCTGCTCCTGTTGGGAAACCCAAGAAAGGGAAAGCTGCATTGCTTCTAAAGAGAGATAGG ACTAGGTCTAAAAGATTCTTGGAAATTCAGAAGTTGAGGGAGACCAAAACAGAATATGACATGAAAACAGCGATTATCTTTCTTAAGGAAATGGCAAAAACAAAGTTTGTTGAGACTGCGGAAGCTCATTTTCGGCTTAACATTGACCCAAAGTATAACGATCAACAGCTGAGAGCAACT GTAAATTTGCCAAAGGGAACTGGACAGACTGTTAAGGTGGCTGTTTTAACTCAAG GTGAGAAGTTTGATGAGGCAAAAAGTGCAGGAGCAGACTTGGTCGGTGGAGAAGACTTGATACAACAAATTAAAGAAGGATTCATGGACTTTGATAAATTGATTGCTACTCCCGATATGATGCCTAAG GTTGCCAGTCTAGGAAAGATTTTAGGACCTCGAGGACTCATGCCAAATCCAAAGGCTGGTACCGTTACAACCAACATTCCTCAG GCCATCGATGAGTTTAAAAAGGGAAAAGTTGAATACAGAGCAGATAAAACAGGGATCGTACACTTGCCTTTTGGGAAGGCTAATTTTTCAGAGGAAGATCTTCTTGTAAACTTGCTTGCTGCAGTG AAATCAGTAGAATCGAACAAGCCATCTGGTGCCAAAGGAGTATACTGGAAAAGTGCACACATTTGTTCATCAATGGGGCCTTCCATCAAATTGAATATAAGGGACATGCTTGATTTCAAGTTACCAACTGATCTTTGA